The segment gtttgaagaaacagtcaacttagtgtatgtaatcttctgacccactggaattgtgatacagtgaattataagtgaaataatctgtctgtaaacaattggaaaaattacttgtgtcatgcataaagtggatgtcctaaccaacttgccaaaactatagttttttaacaagaaatttgtggagtggttgaaaaacgagttaatgactcccaacataagtgtgtgtaaacttctgatttcaactgtatatgccCACACATCCACCGTGATCAACCACCCTTATTAAAGTAACCATACAAAACATAATATACTAATTTGAGTGACTCGGATTTACATTTACcctgttatgtctagtctatgagagcAGGCTGTGTATTGTCCATTTCCCAACAAAgttaggctgttctgagggcaaaagggggtgcacaACTCAAAattaggaagttgttcctaaatattttatacattgtagattACACTGTACAATGGACAACATGTCATTATGTCAggacaacatgtctattaaaagGACAGTTTGTCTGTAGGTTTCAGATCAATACTTACTCATTTTCAAGCAGTGTCATACACACGACCTCTTTGATGCCAGGGTTGTTGGCTTTTTCACAGGAGCAGTTCTGGAGGTTCCAGGTAGCCACCCTGACCACCGCCTTCCCCTCCCGCATCCCCGAAGGAGGCTCCACGTCGGGCCGCACCGACATGATCCGAGTCGGCCCCCCGGCTGGGAGATCCAGGTCCTCACTCAGGAGACTGAACGATGTGGGGCTCGGATGAGACTTGGTAGTGTATGCCAACCCCCCGTTGGTATTGGTGGAAGGTGTTCTGGAACGCTCCACATACACTTGAAAGCGGATTTTGTCCAATAGAGACGAGTTTATGTGATTGACCCTCACCAAGTCTTCGATGCTTTTAAACGGACCGTTTTCTAACCTGTGTTCTACTACGTTATTCGCTATTTTACCCGTGATTCCACGGATGCTCATGAGCTGCGCCGGTGTGGCGGTATTAATGTTCATACCTGTGCATGACAGGTGGGGCTCGATATCTTTACGCAGAGACAACGGTGAGTGTTGGGACGAACTCGTCCTGCTCGAAACGCATATTTCCAGTCTGATGATCTCCAGTTTTCCGGCACCAATTCCACTCACGAGAGCCAAATCTTCTACCTTTTTAAACCCCGCAATGCAGTCCCGATACTGCACGATATTCTGCGCTACCATACGGTTCACTCCCGGTAGAGTCATCAGCTCCTCCTCGGTGGCCGTGTTGATATTCAACCTCTCCTGGTTCACGAGGATGTGGCTGAAGTTGCACGCTGCGCTAAACTTGCGCTTGCTGTTGCTGAAATCCGTCGGGTCTTTGGGGATCGAGCGGTGGCACCCCAAATTCCCACCCATGGCTGCGGCTCAGTTGGCAGTGCAATTCACCGTGGCGTCGAAGCCTAGAGACCGTGGATAGACCGGGCAGAGCGGCGAAAGCAGCCGCACCACAGCAGCAGGCGCGCAACCTGgaaaagtagcctacagtgtgaTTGATCGACTATTGCTTAGATACATGCCCTGCATTCAAGACTGTTTTTAGTCATTGACAAACATATTATCGTGTATTTGCTTTTTCGCGATTAAAATAGATAGAACATATGCACAAAACAGCGGTTCCCCTCGCAGGTCCAATTATTCAGCTGTCTCTCACTCCATTTTTGTCATGAAGCTTACTGGTGTTATTTCCCTGCTGAGTATTCAGGTAAATTAACAGTCCACACCGGTCAGCTTGCCTCGAGGAACTGTCCAGTGGCAAGTTGATGCTGCAGAATCTTGTTCGGATTTAACACCAGCTAGTCTCATCGTCACACCAGGGGGGCGTGGCTCTAACCTGACCGACGACTCCGTTTTTTCTGTCCACGTGTTCTACTCTGAAGATGACTTCAGATCTGATGCAGAGTACATTATTAAAACACATGTTTAAATCAAAATGGTTACAGTCTAAAGAGAGACGAGCTGTCAAAATGTTATATCTCTATTCAGGCTATCACATGTAAAACGTAGCCTAATAGTTTAAACTAGCCTACTTTCACTTGCATACTTTTTTTTTACAACATGGATTAATCAACTGTGGATAGGTATAATCCATTGTATGTGTTATAAGGAATATTACTTAATCAACAGGTTATAAAAAACTCCACATCAAAACCCTAAAATGAGATTTTCGATTAAATCTCCTAATCTGTTGGTCTCTGTTTGACACCTCTGAAGagggtcagaaggttacataaGTGGGTACACAGGATTTATTTCAGTTAAGTAGGCAGATTTTTTCACCTTATCCTCTTTTCTATTTTACTAAAGCAGCGAttaggagtatttatgtctgtaataaagcccttttgtgggaaaaacaaattctgattggctgggcctagctccccattggctgggcctagctccccattggctgggcctggctccccattggctgggcctagctccccattggctgggcctggctccccattgGGTGGGCCTGACTCCCAAGTGCGTGGGCCTATGCCATCCCAGGCCtgatttacccccccccccacattacTTTTTACA is part of the Oncorhynchus gorbuscha isolate QuinsamMale2020 ecotype Even-year linkage group LG09, OgorEven_v1.0, whole genome shotgun sequence genome and harbors:
- the LOC124043350 gene encoding endonuclease/exonuclease/phosphatase family domain-containing protein 1-like, translated to MGGNLGCHRSIPKDPTDFSNSKRKFSAACNFSHILVNQERLNINTATEEELMTLPGVNRMVAQNIVQYRDCIAGFKKVEDLALVSGIGAGKLEIIRLEICVSSRTSSSQHSPLSLRKDIEPHLSCTGMNINTATPAQLMSIRGITGKIANNVVEHRLENGPFKSIEDLVRVNHINSSLLDKIRFQVYVERSRTPSTNTNGGLAYTTKSHPSPTSFSLLSEDLDLPAGGPTRIMSVRPDVEPPSGMREGKAVVRVATWNLQNCSCEKANNPGIKEVVCMTLLENDIKLLAVQDLVDREALDKFCVELNQGSLDSVRKWRGPRGVWKSTVSEKPTGLFNKGVSYSGFLWDSSSGIDLKDASVLESPVVNGNGMHPRPYLAHFYVGSLEMTMVNVHMSAGAWESNCRNHTSEEVEAHRLTSRIQDTLKAQKGLVVLGDFGLPPQSSELDQLRKERLSPLVPPNMFTNISTRSPKGSLCLDNIWVSKSLKKVYAGHCLVVREGLTNPWIPDNWSWGGVVSDHCPVMAEFYVDVAQKELRNRVSVVERGESMSKHER